The following are encoded in a window of Rissa tridactyla isolate bRisTri1 chromosome 3, bRisTri1.patW.cur.20221130, whole genome shotgun sequence genomic DNA:
- the PTP4A1 gene encoding protein tyrosine phosphatase type IVA 1, with product MARMNRPAPVEITYKNMRFLITHNPTNATLNKFIEELKKYGVTTVVRVCEATYDTAPVEKEGIQVLDWPFDDGAPPSNQIVDDWLNLLKVKFREEPGCCIAVHCVAGLGRAPVLVALALIECGMKYEDAVQFIRQKRRGAFNSKQLLYLEKYRPKMRLRFKDSNGHRNNCCIQ from the exons ATGGCCCGAATGAACCGCCCAGCTCCTGTGGAAATCACCTACAAGAACATGAGATTCCTAATCACACACAATCCAACCAATGCAACCTTAAACAAATTTATAGAG GAACTTAAGAAATACGGCGTTACCACAGTGGTAAGAGTGTGTGAAGCTACTTATGACACTGCTCCGGTggaaaaagaaggcattcaggTTTTG GATTGGCCCTTTGATGACGGTGCTCCACCATCCAACCAGATTGTTGATGATTGGCTAAACCTCCTTAAAGTTAAATTTCGTGAAGAACCTGGTTGTTGTATTGCTGTACACTGTGTTGCTGGTCTTGGAAG aGCTCCAGTCTTAGTTGCTCTTGCACTGATAGAATGTGGAATGAAATATGAAGATGCAGTGCAGTTCATAAGACA GAAGCGACGTGGAGCTTTTAACAGCAAGCAACTTCTGTACTTGGAGAAATACCGCCCCAAGATGCGTCTGCGCTTTAAGGACTCCAATGGTCACCGAAATAATTGTTGTATTCAGTAA